The following coding sequences are from one Sardina pilchardus chromosome 16, fSarPil1.1, whole genome shotgun sequence window:
- the LOC134060493 gene encoding girdin-like, with amino-acid sequence MSDDIYEDPDSSSINIRPCNKTENIDMNAVPKRSQQRLKHSEIQDRSGGHNHGPYKLAVVFLGLLCVLLSAVIIWLCIKTEETSHLQFSYNNLTEEKGQLEIRNENLIGEKEQLQLRYNNLTEEKGQLEIRNENLIGEKEQLQLRYNNLTEEKGQLEIRNENLIGEKEQLQLRYNNLTEEKDQLEIRNENLIGEKEQLQFSYNNLTEEKGQLEIRNENLIGEKEQLQLRYNNLTEEKGQLEIRNENLIGEKEQLQLRYNNLTEEKDQLEIRNENLIGEKEQLQLRYNNLTEEKGQLEIRNENLIGEKEQLQLRYNSLHD; translated from the exons ATGTCTGATGACATTTATGAAGATCCAGATTCTTCCAGTATTAATATAAGACCAtgcaacaaaacagaaaatataGACATGAATGCAGTTCCGAAAAGGTCTCAGCAAAGACTGAAGCACAGCGAGATCCAGGATCGTTCTGGGGGTCATAATCATG GTCCCTACAAACTGGCTGTGGTGTTTcttgggctgctgtgtgttctccttTCGGCTGTCATCATATGGCTGTGCATTAAAACGGAGGAGACAAGCCATTTACAGTTTAGCTACAACAACCTGACTGAAGAGAAAGGCCAGTTAGAGATCCGTAATGAAAACTTGATTGGAGAGAAGGAACAGCTACAGTTAAGGTACAACAACCTGACTGAAGAAAAAGGCCAGTTAGAGATCCGTAATGAAAACTTGATTGGAGAGAAGGAACAGCTACAGTTAAGGTACAACAACCTGACTGAAGAAAAAGGCCAGTTAGAGATCCGTAATGAAAACTTGATTGGAGAGAAGGAACAGCTACAGTTAAGGTACAACAACCTGACTGAAGAGAAAGACCAGTTAGAGATCCGTAATGAAAACTTGATTGGAGAGAAGGAACAGTTACAGTTTAGCTACAACAACCTGACTGAAGAGAAAGGCCAGTTAGAGATCCGTAATGAAAACTTGATTGGAGAGAAGGAACAGCTACAGTTAAGGTACAACAACCTGACTGAAGAAAAAGGCCAGTTAGAGATCCGTAATGAAAACTTGATTGGAGAGAAGGAACAGCTACAGTTAAGGTACAACAACCTGACTGAAGAGAAAGACCAGTTAGAGATCCGTAATGAAAACTTGATTGGAGAGAAGGAACAGCTACAGTTAAGGTACAACAACCTGACTGAAGAGAAAGGCCAGTTAGAGATCCGTAATGAAAACTTGATTGGAGAGAAGGAACAGCTACAGTTAAGGTACAACAGCCTGCATGACTGA
- the LOC134060494 gene encoding E3 ubiquitin-protein ligase TRIM21-like, with product MSDDIYDDPDSSSINIRPCDNTENIYMNAVPKRSQQRMKHSEIQDRSGDHNHGPYKLAVVFLGLLCVLLLVVIIGLCTTTEEARLRLETNIRDMAGERDKLQSRLWKLESDDMKKIKSHAVDVILDPDTAHRYLLLSADGKQVRFNSTRRNVPDNPKRFSSTMWLRVLGKQGFSAGKFYYEVQVKGKTWWDLGVAKESVNRTGDQHVSTEGGYWAIWLFDGTYAAGPWVSLSLKEKLQRVGVFVDYEAGLVSFYDADCWDHLYSYTNVTFTEKLYPFFDPSYSNGRNSSPLIISPVSICPIK from the exons atgtcTGACGACATTTATGACGATCCAGATTCTTCCAGTATTAATATAAGACCATGCGACAACACAGAAAATATATACATGAATGCAGTTCCGAAAAGGTCTCAGCAAAGAATGAAGCACAGCGAGATACAGGATCGTTCTGGGGATCATAATCATG GTCCCTACAAACTGGCTGTGGTGTTTCTTGGGCTCCTGTGTGTTCTCCTTTTGGTTGTCATCATAGGGCTGTGCACCACAACTGAAGAGGCAAGGCTTAGGTTAGAAACCAACATCAGAGACATGGCTGGTGAGCGAGATAAACTACAGTCACGTCTTTGGAAACTT GAATCAGATGACATGAAGAAAATTAAAAGTCATGCAG TGGATGTGATTCTGGACCCTGACACAGCACATCGCTATCTCTTACTGTCTGCTGATGGGAAACAAGTGAGATTTAACTCCACAAGACGCAATGTCCCTGACAACCCAAAAAGGTTCAGTTCTACTATGTGGTTACGTGTCTTAGGAAAACAGGGGTTTTCCGCTGGCAAATTCTACTATGAGGTTCAGGTCAAGGGGAAGACTTGGTGGGACTTAGGAGTGGCCAAAGAGTCCGTTAACAGGACGGGGGACCAACATGTGAGCACTGAGGGTGGATACTGGGCAATATGGCTGTTTGATGGGACTTATGCAGCTGGTCCTTGGGTTTCCCTCTCCCTGAAAGAGAAGCtccagagggtgggggtgtttgtggATTATGAGGCAGGTCTGGTCTCCTTTTATGATGCAGACTGTTGGGATCATCTCTACTCTTATACTAATGTTACCTTCACTGAGAAACTTTACCCATTCTTCGATCCTAGTTATAGTAATGGTAggaactcctctcctcttatcatCTCCCCAGTTTCTATCTGCCCTATCAAGTAA